A portion of the Polaribacter cellanae genome contains these proteins:
- a CDS encoding tyrosine-type recombinase/integrase: MKKLKLKNSSYKALVINYKEWLDILGFTEKSVYSYPRFLQEFFYYLEQHHINSVENITRTIVKEYYKELQQRPNQKRSGALSKSSLNSHQNALRKFKEYLQKHSAKNIAIHLKPERINRLEIINILTQEEAKELFKATQFSSPFTHIQQRDKAMLVLLYSCGLRRNEAVQLNIKDVLFDKEILHVRKGKNYKERLVPINLYNLEILEEYIYDARIQFKDYRESEALLIGNYGTRLEGNTLASRLRAIVKATNNQEIIDKRISPHRLRHSIATHFLEAGMNIEDIKQFLGHSHLETTQIYTHLVKKL, from the coding sequence ATGAAAAAATTAAAGTTAAAAAATAGTAGTTATAAAGCATTGGTAATTAATTACAAAGAATGGTTAGACATATTAGGTTTTACAGAAAAGAGTGTTTATAGTTATCCACGATTTTTACAAGAGTTTTTTTATTATTTAGAACAACATCATATTAATAGTGTAGAAAATATTACAAGAACCATAGTTAAAGAATATTACAAAGAATTACAACAAAGACCCAATCAAAAACGAAGTGGTGCATTAAGTAAAAGTTCTCTAAACTCACATCAAAATGCGTTGCGAAAATTTAAAGAATACCTACAAAAACATAGTGCAAAAAATATAGCTATCCATTTAAAACCAGAACGTATAAATCGATTAGAAATTATTAATATCCTCACACAAGAAGAAGCAAAAGAACTCTTTAAAGCAACCCAATTTAGCAGTCCATTTACACACATACAACAAAGAGATAAAGCAATGTTAGTATTATTATATAGTTGTGGTTTACGCAGAAATGAAGCAGTACAATTAAATATCAAAGATGTGCTTTTTGATAAAGAAATTCTACACGTTAGAAAAGGAAAAAATTATAAAGAAAGATTAGTACCTATCAATTTATACAACTTGGAAATACTAGAAGAATATATTTATGATGCAAGAATACAGTTTAAAGATTATAGAGAAAGTGAAGCCTTATTAATAGGAAATTACGGAACACGTTTAGAAGGAAATACATTAGCAAGTAGATTAAGAGCAATTGTAAAAGCAACGAACAATCAAGAAATTATTGACAAGCGTATCTCTCCTCATAGATTACGTCATTCTATTGCGACACATTTTTTAGAAGCAGGTATGAACATTGAAGATATCAAACAATTTTTAGGTCATAGTCATTTAGAAACAACACAAATTTATACGCATTTAGTAAAGAAATTATGA